One Nostocoides sp. HKS02 genomic window carries:
- a CDS encoding DUF3117 domain-containing protein: MAAMKPRTGDGPLEVTKEGRGIVLRMPLEGGGRLVVEMTPDEVRALGEAINNCEGLK; this comes from the coding sequence ATGGCGGCGATGAAGCCGAGGACCGGCGACGGTCCGCTCGAGGTGACCAAGGAAGGTCGCGGCATCGTCCTGCGCATGCCCCTCGAAGGCGGCGGCCGGCTGGTGGTCGAGATGACGCCTGACGAGGTTCGCGCCCTGGGCGAGGCCATCAACAACTGCGAAGGCCTCAAGTAG
- a CDS encoding M17 family metallopeptidase, which translates to MPAPDLLTPTSSDWAVRPGPLADVLADLDPADLLLALPVAADGFAGTGATADALALLGLDLAEVAAAYEPAGKAGSLTRIPVVPADRAARVVLLVGVGTGTPAELREAGAAVGRVGRGHAQLVTTIAAAAAAAADDDAAADLAGGSAGQAAFAEGLALGGYSSPRWLGADAPAPDGPVQSVVLCGSFDDVAVRAAVVRARATMLARNLAVTPSNIKNPAWVATQARTVARRTGLDIRVWTERELRAEGFGGLLAVGAGSVSPPRLVQVDYAPPGTDAATPRVVLVGKGITFDTGGLDLKPSEGMLAMKTDMSGAAVVLAVLAACAELGVEVRVTGLLALAENALGGGSYRPSDVVTQYGGTTVEIGNTDAEGRLVMADALAYADLTLEPDVLVDIATLTGAARVALGRSMAPVFATDDALCEALVRAGEATGELLWPFPLVEDYRPSLDSEVADINHIAGSASGGGSISAALFLREFAGSRRWAHLDIAGVGRSDVDRGLLTKGGTGFGARLLLTWLETMA; encoded by the coding sequence GTGCCTGCACCCGATCTCCTCACGCCGACGTCCAGCGACTGGGCGGTACGCCCCGGCCCGCTGGCCGACGTGCTCGCCGACCTCGACCCCGCCGACCTCCTGCTCGCCCTCCCGGTCGCCGCGGACGGGTTTGCTGGCACCGGCGCGACGGCCGATGCGCTGGCCCTGCTCGGGCTCGATCTGGCCGAGGTGGCTGCCGCCTACGAGCCCGCTGGCAAGGCCGGTTCGCTGACCCGGATCCCGGTGGTGCCCGCCGACCGCGCCGCCCGGGTGGTGCTCCTGGTCGGGGTGGGGACCGGGACGCCCGCCGAGCTGCGTGAGGCCGGCGCCGCAGTCGGCCGGGTCGGCCGCGGTCACGCCCAGCTGGTGACGACCATCGCCGCCGCCGCCGCCGCCGCCGCCGACGACGACGCCGCCGCCGACCTCGCGGGTGGCTCCGCCGGCCAGGCGGCCTTCGCCGAGGGTCTGGCGCTGGGCGGCTACTCCTCGCCACGCTGGCTCGGCGCCGACGCCCCGGCACCGGACGGCCCGGTGCAGTCCGTGGTCCTGTGCGGGAGCTTCGACGACGTCGCGGTCCGCGCCGCCGTCGTCCGTGCGCGGGCGACGATGCTCGCCCGCAACCTCGCCGTCACCCCCTCGAACATCAAGAACCCGGCCTGGGTCGCCACCCAGGCGCGCACGGTGGCCCGCCGCACGGGTCTGGACATCAGGGTGTGGACCGAGCGCGAGCTGCGGGCCGAGGGGTTCGGCGGCTTGCTCGCCGTCGGCGCCGGCTCGGTGAGCCCCCCTCGACTCGTCCAGGTCGACTACGCGCCACCGGGCACCGACGCTGCCACGCCGCGGGTCGTGCTGGTCGGCAAGGGGATCACGTTCGACACCGGCGGTCTCGACCTCAAGCCCAGCGAGGGCATGCTCGCCATGAAGACCGACATGAGCGGTGCCGCCGTGGTCCTTGCCGTGCTCGCGGCCTGCGCCGAGCTCGGCGTCGAGGTCCGGGTCACGGGCCTGCTCGCGCTCGCGGAGAACGCCCTCGGCGGCGGGTCGTACCGACCCTCGGACGTGGTGACCCAGTACGGCGGCACGACGGTCGAGATCGGCAACACCGACGCCGAGGGTCGCCTCGTGATGGCCGATGCGCTGGCGTATGCCGACCTCACCCTCGAGCCGGACGTCCTGGTCGACATCGCCACCCTCACGGGCGCGGCGCGGGTGGCGCTCGGCCGGTCGATGGCGCCCGTCTTCGCGACCGACGACGCACTCTGCGAGGCACTGGTGCGTGCTGGGGAGGCCACCGGCGAGCTGCTCTGGCCGTTCCCGCTGGTCGAGGACTACCGCCCCAGCCTCGACAGCGAGGTTGCCGACATCAACCACATCGCGGGCAGCGCGAGCGGCGGCGGCTCGATCTCGGCAGCATTGTTCCTCCGCGAGTTCGCGGGCTCACGTCGGTGGGCGCACCTCGACATCGCCGGGGTCGGTCGCTCCGACGTGGACCGTGGGCTCCTCACCAAGGGCGGCACGGGCTTCGGCGCGCGACTGCTCCTGACCTGGTTGGAGACGATGGCATGA